ACGGGCCGCCTCCCTGAGGGTCCGTAGAGCGGACCCTTCTCGAGCCGGAGGTCAGCGTGGCCGCCCCGCGGGGCGGCCACGTTTCACGTGAAACATCGCGCGACGGGCGACGTCGCGGACCGGCGCGCGGCCAAGAACGTGGCGGCGCGACACAGGCAGCGCACGTGCCTCGTCTCCGGTGCGCGCGGGTGGTCTACTGACCCGACGCCGCGGCGGGGCGCGGCTCACCCGAGCTCGCTTGCGCTTCACGCGACCTAGCCGCCACGAGCGGCGCGCGGTCCGCGCTGCCGCGCCCGGCCGTCACTGCGGCGGGCGGTACCTCTCGACGCGGATCAGGTTCGTCGTGCCGCGCATCCCGAACGGCACGCCGGCCGTGATCACGTAGCGGTCGCCCGGCTCGAGGAGGCGCCTCTCGGCGATCGCTCGTGTCGCGGTCTCGACCATCTCGTCCGTGTTGTGGATGTCCTCGGTCAGGTAGCTCACGACGCCCCACGCCACCGCCAACTGACGCTCGACACGCGCGTTGGGCGTGATCGCCAGGATGGGCGTGGGCGGGCGGTTGCGGGAGACGCGCAGCGCGGTCGTGCCGCTCGACGTGAACGTCACGATCAGCCTGGCGTCGAGGTTGTAGGCCATCTCGACCGCCGCCAACGCCACCGCGTCGGCTGTGGTGGCGTCCGACTTCGGCACGTGCTCGTGCATCATCCGCCGGTAGTTGTCGTCGGCCTCGACCGACCTGGCGATGCGGTCCATCATCCTGGCCGCCTCGACGGGGTAGTCGCCCACTGCGGTCTCGGAGGAGAGCATGATCGCGTCGGTGCCGTCGAAGATCGCGTTCGCGACGTCGGAGGCCTCGGCGCGCGTCGGCGTGGGGTTGCGCACCATCGACTCGAGCATCTGGGTGGCCGTGATCACCGGCTTGCCCGCCTCGATGCACGCCCTGATCATCCGCTTCTGGATCAGCGGCACCCGCTCGGGCGGCATCTCGACGCCGAGGTCGCCGCGCGCGACCATGATGCCGTCCACCTCGGCGAGGATCTCGGGGAAGCGGTCGACGGCGCTCGGCTTCTCGATCTTCGCCATCAGGCGGGCCTGTGAGCCCGCCCGGGCGAGGTAGTGGCGCGCCAGCAGCAGGTCGTCGCGGTTGCGCACGAAGCTCATGGCCACCCAGTCGACGTCGAGCTCGGCGCCGAACTTCAGGTCCTCGACGTCCTTGTCTGTCAGGGCGGGGATCGAGAGCTGCGCGCCGGGGATGTTGATGCCCTTGTTGTTGGAGAGGCGACCGCCCACCAGCACGCGCGTCGTGATGACGCCGTGCCTGAGGGCGACGACCTCCACGGACAGGCGCCCGTCGTCGAGCAGCAGCACGTCGCCGACCTTCACGTCGCCGCACAGGCCCTGGTAGGTCACGCCCACGCGGGTCGCGTCGCCGGGCGAGGGGTCGTCGCAGGTCAAGGCGAACTCCTGGCCCTCGACGAGCTCGACGGCTCCCTCCGCGAACACGCCCACCCGGATCTTCGGCCCCTGCAGGTCCTGGAGGATGCCCACGCAGGCGCCGATGTGGTCGGCCGTCTGGCGGATGATGTTGACGACGTTGCGGTGGTCCTCGCGCTTGCCGTGCGAGAAGTTGAGCCGGAAGACGTTGACGCCGACCTCGAGGAGCTTGAGCACGACCTCGGGCGACGAGCTCGCCGGTCCCAGCGTCGCGACGACCTTCGTGCTGCGCCTGATGTCGGGGCCCTGGAGCGTCACGACCGGAACGCCGCCCTACCGAGGAAGCGCGCGCTGCCGCCGAGCTCGGCCTCGATGGCGAGCAGCCGGTTGTACTTGGCCACGCGGTCCGAGCGCGAGGCGGAGCCGGTCTTGATCTGCCCGGCGTTCACGGCCACGGCCAGGTCGGCGATGAACGTGTCCTCGGTCTCGCCGCTGCGGTGCGAGATGACGTTGCGGTAGCCCGCCGCCTTGGCCAGCTCGATGGCGTCCATGGCCTCGGTGAGCGTGCCGATCTGGTTGACCTTCACGAGGATCGCGTTCGCCACCGACTCCTCGATGCCCCGCCGCAGGCGGCGCACGTTCGTCACGAACAGGTCGTCGCCGACGAGCTGGACCCTGCCGCCGAGCCGCTCCGTGAGCTTCGCCCAGCCGGACCAGTCGTCCTCGGCCAGGCCGTCCTCGATCGAGACGATCGGGTAGCGTGAGACCCAGTCCTCCCAGAAGCCGACCATCTCGTCCGAGTCGAGGCGCCTCCCCTCGGCCTTGAGGTGGTAGACGCCGTCCTCGTAGAGCTCGGTCGACGCCGGGTCGAGGGCGATGCCGATCTGTTCGCCCGGCCGGTACCCGGCCTTCTCGATCGCCTCGAGCAGTAGCTCTACGGCCTCGACGTTGCTCTTCAGCGCCGGCGCGAAGCCGCCCTCGTCCCCGACGTTCGTGTCGTAGCCGCGCCCCTTGAGGACCTTCTTGAGGTGGTGGAACGTCTCCACGCCGGCGCGCAGCGCCGTCGCGAAGTCGGGGAAGCCGAACGGGGCGAGCATGAACTCCTGCATGTCGACGGCGTTGTCGGCGTGCTTGCCGCCGTTGATGACGTTCATCAGCGGCACCGGCAGGACCTTGGCGTTGCTGCCGCCGAGGTAGCGGAAGAGCGACGTGCCGACGGTCTCGGCCGCCGCCCGCGCCACGGCCAGCGACACGGCGAGGATCGCGTTGGCGCCGAGCTCGGCCTTGTTCTGGCTGCCGTCCAGGGCGAGCATCGCGCCGTCTACCGCCGGCTGGTCGAGCGCGTCGAGCCCGAGTATCTCGGGGCCGATGCGCTCGGTCACGTTCGCGACGGCCCGCGTCACGCCCTTGCCCAGGTAGCGCTCGCCCCCGTCGCGCAGCTCGACGGCCTCGTGGGCGCCCGTCGACGCGCCCGACGGCACCGCCGCCATCCCCTGCACGCCGCTCGAGAGCGTGACCACCGCGCCCACCGTCGGGTTGCCGCGGGAGTCGAGCAGCTCGAGGCCGCGCACGTCTTCGATGATCGTCATCGTCACCTCCGGGACCTGGCCCCGGCCAGGCCGCGTGTGTCGCTCTCGGGTCGCGCTGCTGGTCGCCGCCGCGCGCCGCCCCGCTCTGGCGCGGGTCAGCTCGTCCGCAGCGGGACCACCATGGCCAGGTAGTTGTCGTCGGCCAGGTCTCGTACGACGCTCGGGGAGGAGCTCGCTCCGGAGAACATCAGCCGCACGTCGCCGCCGACGGGCCCGAGCGCGTCGACGAGGAAGCGGGCGTTGTAGGCCACGGCGATCTCGGAGTCCTGGCCCTCCTGCATGACCGGGAGCTCCTCCTGGCTGCGCCCGTAGCTGCCCTCGGCCGTGATGGTGACCGTGCCGTCCTTCACGAACAGGTCGACGCGGTTGTTCGCCGTCTTGTCGGCCATGAGCGCCACGCGGTTCACGGCCTCCGCCAGCCGGCTCGCGCTCAGCGAGATGCTGATGGGGAACTTCGCGGGGATCACGCGCTCGTAGTCGGGGAAGGCGCCCTCCATGAGCTTGAGGTTCAGCGTGTAGTCGCCGTGGCTGACGCTCAGCTGCCCGCCCCCGAGCGCCAGCCTGACCTCGCCGTCGCCGAGGATCCTCACGAGCTCGTCGATGCTGCGCGCCGGCACGATGGCGTCGCCCTGCAGGCCGGAGCCGGCGCGGAGGTCGTAGTAGGCGAGGCGGAAGCCGTCGGTGGCGACGGCCCGGAAGCGGTCGTCCGCCAGCTCGAGCTTCACGCCGCGGAACACCTGCTGGAAGTCCGCGACCGCCGCGGCGTAGCGCGCCGACGTGAGCGCGTGCGAGAGCTGCCCGGCGTCGATCGCGCCCGGGTAGTCGTCGGGGAAGCTCACCACCGGCGTCGAGGTCGGCGACACGACCTGGAGCTT
The window above is part of the Trueperaceae bacterium genome. Proteins encoded here:
- the pyk gene encoding pyruvate kinase, whose product is MTLQGPDIRRSTKVVATLGPASSSPEVVLKLLEVGVNVFRLNFSHGKREDHRNVVNIIRQTADHIGACVGILQDLQGPKIRVGVFAEGAVELVEGQEFALTCDDPSPGDATRVGVTYQGLCGDVKVGDVLLLDDGRLSVEVVALRHGVITTRVLVGGRLSNNKGINIPGAQLSIPALTDKDVEDLKFGAELDVDWVAMSFVRNRDDLLLARHYLARAGSQARLMAKIEKPSAVDRFPEILAEVDGIMVARGDLGVEMPPERVPLIQKRMIRACIEAGKPVITATQMLESMVRNPTPTRAEASDVANAIFDGTDAIMLSSETAVGDYPVEAARMMDRIARSVEADDNYRRMMHEHVPKSDATTADAVALAAVEMAYNLDARLIVTFTSSGTTALRVSRNRPPTPILAITPNARVERQLAVAWGVVSYLTEDIHNTDEMVETATRAIAERRLLEPGDRYVITAGVPFGMRGTTNLIRVERYRPPQ
- the eno gene encoding phosphopyruvate hydratase, with protein sequence MTIIEDVRGLELLDSRGNPTVGAVVTLSSGVQGMAAVPSGASTGAHEAVELRDGGERYLGKGVTRAVANVTERIGPEILGLDALDQPAVDGAMLALDGSQNKAELGANAILAVSLAVARAAAETVGTSLFRYLGGSNAKVLPVPLMNVINGGKHADNAVDMQEFMLAPFGFPDFATALRAGVETFHHLKKVLKGRGYDTNVGDEGGFAPALKSNVEAVELLLEAIEKAGYRPGEQIGIALDPASTELYEDGVYHLKAEGRRLDSDEMVGFWEDWVSRYPIVSIEDGLAEDDWSGWAKLTERLGGRVQLVGDDLFVTNVRRLRRGIEESVANAILVKVNQIGTLTEAMDAIELAKAAGYRNVISHRSGETEDTFIADLAVAVNAGQIKTGSASRSDRVAKYNRLLAIEAELGGSARFLGRAAFRS
- the dnaN gene encoding DNA polymerase III subunit beta; translation: MRVNVPKKTLADVLSNVERIIPARSSNPGLSLLRIDLEEGRLVLSGSSLDIDVRAVVPAEVKGGGSHAVVAHVFGMVVRSLPADDVELDFTDSELQITSGRYTTKLQVVSPTSTPVVSFPDDYPGAIDAGQLSHALTSARYAAAVADFQQVFRGVKLELADDRFRAVATDGFRLAYYDLRAGSGLQGDAIVPARSIDELVRILGDGEVRLALGGGQLSVSHGDYTLNLKLMEGAFPDYERVIPAKFPISISLSASRLAEAVNRVALMADKTANNRVDLFVKDGTVTITAEGSYGRSQEELPVMQEGQDSEIAVAYNARFLVDALGPVGGDVRLMFSGASSSPSVVRDLADDNYLAMVVPLRTS